One window from the genome of Pseudalkalibacillus hwajinpoensis encodes:
- a CDS encoding DUF1146 family protein → MTEALAQQSILTIVINLVFIMITWWALQTVRFDVFFKKPNSPQAKVLMILLTLSIGSLASSFFLDYYNWSLRLQYFF, encoded by the coding sequence ATGACAGAAGCACTGGCGCAACAATCGATTTTAACGATTGTCATTAACCTGGTTTTCATTATGATCACCTGGTGGGCGCTACAAACCGTTCGGTTCGATGTATTCTTTAAAAAACCGAACAGTCCACAGGCGAAAGTCCTCATGATCTTACTAACCCTAAGCATCGGCTCCCTCGCAAGCAGTTTCTTCCTAGATTACTACAACTGGTCACTCCGTCTACAATATTTCTTTTGA
- a CDS encoding YwmB family TATA-box binding protein: protein MKLLIGVLSILLLASFSNGTSVSIEDDTEVKVTEMANVLLTHNYSIEGWSLYTREKVSFIQESLGYKGITSKLTERAPGFSWGDLVKNDGNVKVSGTRIDSKLGTKETLTLVSYPENNRISSYLIYKMEITGFSQEEWRTTYERFKAQKTQLYPQETPVFTCFVGEKNDTMNIVLYNEADKLLGAFSASKVEEINEETFVSLSAYHEEWEEDLVTNNKRMNIQIALRNTGIGGGITATIGTPIITTEY, encoded by the coding sequence ATGAAGCTTCTAATCGGAGTATTATCTATTTTACTTTTAGCGAGTTTTTCAAATGGTACATCAGTCTCAATTGAAGATGACACGGAAGTAAAAGTAACCGAAATGGCGAATGTTTTATTAACCCACAATTATTCAATTGAGGGCTGGTCTCTTTACACACGAGAAAAAGTGAGTTTCATCCAGGAATCGTTAGGGTACAAAGGTATTACGTCTAAGCTTACAGAAAGAGCACCCGGTTTTTCGTGGGGTGATCTGGTAAAAAATGATGGAAATGTAAAAGTAAGTGGGACAAGAATTGATTCTAAGCTAGGTACGAAAGAAACACTGACACTCGTGTCATATCCAGAAAACAATCGCATTAGCTCTTATCTTATTTACAAAATGGAAATAACAGGATTTTCTCAGGAGGAATGGCGAACAACGTACGAACGTTTTAAGGCACAAAAGACACAATTATACCCGCAAGAAACACCAGTTTTCACTTGTTTTGTAGGCGAGAAAAATGATACAATGAACATTGTTTTGTACAATGAAGCAGACAAGCTGTTAGGAGCTTTTTCCGCTTCAAAAGTAGAAGAAATCAATGAAGAGACGTTTGTATCTCTTTCCGCATACCATGAAGAGTGGGAAGAAGATCTTGTAACGAACAACAAGAGAATGAACATACAAATAGCATTACGCAATACAGGAATAGGCGGCGGAATAACCGCAACAATTGGCACACCAATAATTACGACTGAATATTAA
- the murA gene encoding UDP-N-acetylglucosamine 1-carboxyvinyltransferase has protein sequence MEKIIVRGGRRLSGSVKVEGAKNAVLPVITASILAGEGTSTLKDVPALSDVHTISEVLSYLNVETQIEGNTIKVDATKPLETEAPFEAVRKMRASFLVMGPLLARVGHARIALPGGCAIGSRPIDQHLKGFEAMGAEVTIGNGFIEAGIKGRLQGAKIYLDFPSVGATENIMMAAVLAEGTTVMENVAQEPEIVCLANYLNAMGAKVRGAGTATIRIEGVEKLVGAEHAVIPDRIEAGTFMVAAAITGGNVLIENAVSEHLRPLIAKMEEMGVEITEEGQGLRIVGPETLKPVDLKTMPHPGFPTDMQSQMMALLLQAKGTSVITETVFENRFMHVEEFRRMNGNIKIEGRAAIIEGPSTLQGAEVSATDLRAGAALILAGLVADGYTRVDELKHLDRGYVNFSGKLASLGADVERVTVDEDAKPATESTEEQSVNMKPKFA, from the coding sequence TTGGAAAAAATCATCGTCCGAGGTGGCAGGAGATTGTCTGGCTCTGTGAAAGTTGAAGGAGCTAAAAATGCAGTCTTGCCCGTCATCACAGCATCTATTTTAGCAGGAGAAGGCACGAGCACGTTAAAAGATGTGCCTGCCCTTTCAGATGTACACACGATAAGTGAAGTATTAAGCTATCTTAATGTTGAGACGCAAATAGAAGGCAACACGATTAAAGTAGACGCAACAAAACCTTTGGAAACAGAGGCACCATTTGAAGCAGTTCGTAAAATGCGAGCTTCGTTTCTTGTAATGGGACCACTTTTGGCCCGTGTGGGTCATGCTCGTATTGCACTACCTGGAGGTTGCGCAATTGGTTCAAGACCAATTGATCAACACCTTAAAGGGTTTGAAGCGATGGGTGCAGAAGTTACGATTGGTAACGGCTTTATTGAAGCAGGCATCAAAGGTAGACTTCAAGGAGCAAAGATTTATCTTGATTTCCCAAGTGTAGGCGCCACTGAGAACATTATGATGGCTGCTGTACTTGCTGAAGGTACGACAGTAATGGAAAACGTTGCTCAAGAGCCTGAGATCGTTTGTCTTGCAAATTATTTGAACGCTATGGGTGCGAAAGTTCGCGGTGCAGGTACTGCTACAATACGCATTGAAGGCGTAGAGAAACTAGTTGGAGCAGAGCATGCTGTAATCCCAGACCGTATTGAAGCAGGAACATTCATGGTAGCTGCTGCAATTACTGGTGGTAACGTTCTGATCGAGAATGCTGTATCTGAACATCTTCGTCCACTTATTGCGAAAATGGAAGAAATGGGCGTAGAAATTACAGAAGAAGGTCAGGGACTTCGTATTGTTGGACCTGAAACGCTCAAGCCTGTTGATTTGAAAACAATGCCTCACCCTGGATTCCCGACGGATATGCAATCCCAGATGATGGCGTTGCTACTTCAAGCGAAGGGTACAAGTGTGATTACTGAAACAGTATTTGAAAATCGGTTCATGCACGTGGAAGAATTCCGCCGCATGAATGGTAACATTAAGATTGAAGGACGCGCTGCTATTATCGAAGGGCCTTCTACACTTCAAGGTGCAGAAGTATCCGCTACTGATTTGCGCGCTGGAGCTGCTTTGATTCTTGCTGGCCTTGTAGCTGATGGCTACACTCGCGTTGATGAGCTTAAGCACTTGGATCGCGGTTACGTGAACTTCTCCGGAAAGCTTGCAAGTCTTGGAGCTGACGTTGAACGCGTAACAGTTGATGAAGATGCAAAGCCTGCAACAGAATCAACTGAAGAGCAATCAGTTAACATGAAACCAAAATTTGCATAA
- the spoIID gene encoding stage II sporulation protein D produces MKRMVGSLILFAAILILLPSILVLPFGTTEMKQPVSEGNQMAEKKVAEVVEVEVPVYRSAKTVTTSIPIEDYVKGVVAAEMPTDFNMEALKAQALTARTFVVTKLTNPPADLPDQAVVTDTVQDQVYRDEAELKKAWGKDFKEKYARIEEAVQATAGQILTYDGNPIYASFFSTSNGYTENSEDYWENKAPYLRSVESPWDVDSPKYEDKATFTVADFEKKLGVTLTNDQSIGTIKNLTEGKRVAEVSINGKQFTGREVRDLLGLRSSDFTWDRSGDTITVSTKGFGHGVGMSQYGANGMAEDGSAYSDIVKYYYQGVAISEMEKYVTNFTAQR; encoded by the coding sequence ATGAAGCGAATGGTAGGTTCACTTATTCTATTTGCAGCGATTCTAATCCTTCTTCCATCTATCTTGGTTTTACCTTTTGGAACAACGGAGATGAAGCAACCAGTAAGTGAAGGAAATCAGATGGCTGAGAAGAAGGTGGCAGAAGTGGTGGAAGTGGAAGTCCCGGTCTATCGTTCAGCAAAGACTGTGACGACGAGCATACCGATCGAAGATTATGTAAAAGGCGTTGTTGCTGCTGAGATGCCTACAGATTTCAATATGGAAGCTTTAAAGGCTCAAGCTCTCACAGCGAGAACATTTGTCGTAACAAAGCTCACAAACCCTCCTGCGGACCTTCCCGATCAAGCGGTTGTAACGGATACGGTTCAGGATCAGGTATATAGAGATGAAGCCGAGCTTAAGAAAGCATGGGGCAAAGACTTTAAAGAGAAATATGCAAGAATAGAAGAAGCAGTTCAAGCCACGGCAGGGCAAATTTTAACGTATGATGGGAATCCGATTTATGCTTCCTTTTTCTCAACAAGCAACGGCTATACCGAGAATTCGGAAGATTATTGGGAAAATAAAGCTCCGTACTTAAGAAGTGTCGAAAGTCCTTGGGACGTTGATTCTCCAAAGTATGAAGATAAAGCGACGTTTACAGTAGCCGACTTCGAAAAGAAGTTAGGAGTCACGCTCACTAATGACCAATCGATTGGAACGATCAAAAACCTGACGGAAGGTAAAAGAGTTGCGGAAGTTTCAATAAATGGGAAGCAGTTTACAGGAAGAGAAGTCAGGGACCTTCTTGGCCTTCGTTCTTCTGACTTCACATGGGACCGGAGCGGCGATACGATTACTGTTTCCACGAAAGGATTTGGGCACGGCGTAGGCATGAGTCAATATGGAGCTAATGGAATGGCTGAGGACGGCAGTGCTTACTCTGATATCGTTAAATATTATTATCAAGGTGTTGCCATTAGTGAAATGGAAAAATACGTGACGAATTTTACAGCCCAAAGATAA
- a CDS encoding glycosyltransferase: MNYVITSTLPEQFGGRTKSLLDRTKKLVEQADLNYTIITTNYNPYYGDIYEQYYRENKVPRSVKMMNIYDYLADRSYSGDRVEQPLEEEGLTYREIKKNKTYRYFENGEYVLYKSYDSEDGSLKFIDFMDPYNHKRACRKEFNKRGKCHRKINYKQGTTNKLEEIYYDDRGHAYVNQTYDGTSDNKIIRIHHFTEKGILEFKTEKDFFRYCLEQMIEDSSTIINDARLLDKPMCELKGNDLTKIAILHNTHLQSEDINDIKSSYQYIIDHADEVDHIVALTQEQKKDLSHLIFNNEKISIIPHSIAPSTLNLKGERENKFVFIGRLTDVKQPDHLIEAFQLTREQLSTFTLDIYGEGPMKEKLEEKIKEYQLEKHIFLKGLTDDPESVFATAKASFLPSQYEGFGLVIMESLNNGCPVVAYDIKYGPRDLIKDQENGLMVEKNNIEALSEAMVQVKDKLFGKIEVDKEYREPAFVKNWTTLIGKQEKKFKLPFFK, translated from the coding sequence ATGAATTACGTCATTACATCAACACTGCCCGAGCAATTTGGAGGCAGAACAAAGTCCCTCCTCGATCGTACTAAGAAATTAGTAGAACAGGCTGACCTGAACTATACCATTATTACAACAAATTACAATCCTTACTATGGGGACATATATGAGCAATATTATCGGGAAAACAAAGTTCCACGTTCGGTGAAGATGATGAACATCTACGACTATCTTGCCGATCGTTCTTATTCTGGTGATAGAGTCGAACAACCACTTGAGGAAGAAGGACTTACGTATCGTGAAATTAAAAAGAATAAAACCTATCGCTATTTTGAAAACGGCGAATACGTTCTTTATAAGAGTTACGATTCAGAAGATGGATCACTGAAATTCATTGATTTTATGGATCCTTATAATCACAAACGTGCGTGTCGAAAGGAATTTAATAAACGAGGAAAATGCCATCGGAAGATCAATTACAAACAAGGGACGACAAATAAGCTTGAAGAGATCTATTATGATGATCGCGGACATGCCTATGTTAACCAAACATACGATGGGACGAGTGACAACAAGATCATTCGTATCCATCATTTCACTGAAAAAGGCATTCTTGAGTTTAAAACAGAAAAAGATTTCTTCCGCTATTGCCTGGAGCAGATGATTGAGGATTCTTCTACCATTATTAATGACGCTCGTCTACTTGATAAACCTATGTGTGAGCTGAAAGGTAACGATCTTACGAAAATCGCGATTCTTCATAATACACACTTACAAAGTGAAGATATCAATGATATCAAATCATCTTATCAATATATTATCGACCATGCAGATGAAGTTGATCATATCGTCGCGTTAACCCAAGAGCAAAAAAAGGATCTCTCTCATTTAATTTTTAACAATGAAAAGATTAGCATTATCCCGCATTCTATCGCACCATCAACCTTAAATCTGAAAGGAGAGCGTGAAAATAAATTTGTTTTCATCGGTCGCTTAACTGATGTGAAGCAACCTGACCATTTAATCGAAGCCTTCCAATTGACTAGAGAACAGCTGTCTACTTTCACTCTTGATATATATGGTGAAGGCCCGATGAAAGAAAAGCTCGAAGAAAAAATCAAAGAATATCAGCTTGAAAAGCACATTTTCTTAAAAGGGCTAACAGATGACCCAGAAAGCGTATTTGCTACTGCAAAAGCATCTTTCCTGCCAAGTCAGTACGAAGGGTTTGGACTCGTTATCATGGAAAGCCTAAACAATGGTTGCCCAGTTGTAGCTTATGATATTAAATACGGACCAAGAGATTTAATAAAAGACCAGGAAAACGGACTTATGGTTGAAAAAAATAATATTGAGGCTTTGTCTGAAGCAATGGTACAAGTTAAGGATAAATTATTTGGCAAGATCGAAGTAGATAAGGAGTACCGTGAGCCAGCTTTCGTAAAAAATTGGACAACACTTATCGGAAAACAAGAGAAAAAATTTAAGTTACCCTTCTTCAAATAA
- a CDS encoding M23 family metallopeptidase: protein MGDEKQRSHPVEKSASKWQKLARKRWIYPAVYLGFAAIVLAAVLWMQGGQENAGPKDLSGIDEERSAFDTNDESVPVLGDSEVFKVPASEDSGVFVQKQFYDTSASTQEQQAALVFYNNTYYQNAGIDYASEDGASFEVKAAMSGKVVKVSDDQLLGNVVHLEHADGVVTVYESLEAVEVAEGDKVKQGDKLGKAGTNTFDTDAGVHVHFEVRKDGTPVNPLDVFNQPSSAIEGPEKAGNEVSNPSASEGTDVENKDNSTESEMDAEKDAEDDAKSADEDKSDEQNNNEQKSDDQKSDTKDSE from the coding sequence ATGGGAGACGAAAAACAACGATCTCATCCTGTTGAAAAAAGCGCTTCTAAATGGCAGAAGCTAGCAAGAAAACGCTGGATCTATCCGGCAGTCTATCTTGGTTTTGCAGCAATTGTTCTTGCAGCCGTTCTATGGATGCAAGGTGGGCAAGAAAATGCTGGCCCGAAAGATTTAAGCGGAATTGATGAAGAAAGAAGTGCCTTTGACACTAATGACGAGTCCGTTCCAGTCCTTGGTGATTCAGAAGTCTTTAAAGTACCTGCATCCGAAGATAGTGGTGTATTTGTGCAGAAACAATTCTATGACACATCAGCTAGCACGCAAGAACAACAAGCAGCCCTTGTTTTCTATAATAATACCTACTACCAAAATGCAGGAATTGACTACGCTAGTGAAGATGGAGCAAGCTTTGAAGTTAAAGCTGCAATGAGTGGTAAGGTTGTTAAAGTATCAGACGACCAGCTGCTAGGAAATGTAGTTCATTTAGAACATGCAGATGGGGTTGTTACTGTCTATGAATCGCTTGAAGCAGTTGAAGTGGCAGAAGGCGATAAAGTGAAGCAAGGCGATAAGCTTGGTAAGGCTGGAACAAACACATTTGATACAGACGCTGGTGTACACGTACACTTTGAAGTTCGTAAAGATGGCACTCCAGTTAACCCACTTGATGTTTTTAATCAACCTTCTTCAGCAATTGAAGGTCCAGAAAAAGCCGGCAATGAAGTTTCCAACCCATCAGCCTCAGAAGGTACTGATGTTGAGAACAAAGACAACAGTACAGAATCCGAAATGGATGCTGAGAAAGACGCCGAAGATGATGCAAAGAGTGCTGACGAGGATAAATCCGACGAGCAAAATAACAATGAGCAGAAATCGGATGATCAAAAATCAGATACAAAGGATTCAGAGTAA
- the spoIIID gene encoding sporulation transcriptional regulator SpoIIID translates to MHDYIKERTIKIGNYIVETKKTVRVIAKEFGVSKSTVHKDLTERLPEINPDLANEVKGILEYHKSIRHLRGGEATRIKYRKDTEKEEAVK, encoded by the coding sequence GTGCACGATTACATCAAAGAGCGAACCATCAAGATTGGAAATTACATCGTGGAGACTAAGAAAACGGTGAGGGTGATCGCCAAAGAGTTTGGAGTGTCCAAAAGTACCGTTCATAAGGATTTAACAGAACGGCTTCCCGAAATTAATCCGGACCTCGCCAATGAGGTGAAGGGGATTCTCGAGTATCATAAATCGATACGCCATCTCCGCGGCGGCGAAGCGACGAGAATAAAATATAGAAAGGATACGGAAAAAGAAGAAGCTGTCAAATAA
- a CDS encoding rod shape-determining protein, whose protein sequence is MFSRDIGIDLGTANVLIYVKGRGIVLDEPSVVALDTGTGRALAVGEEARQMVGRTPGNIVATRPLKDGVIADFDITEVMLRHFLNKINVKSFLSKPRILICTPTNITSVEKKAIKEAAEKSGGKQIFLEEEPKVAAIGAGMDIFQPSGNMVVDIGGGTTDIAVLSMGDIVTASSIKMAGDKFDYEILDYIKKTYKLLIGERTAEQIKINVATVFPGGRKEELDIRGRDMVSGLPRTITVKSDEIQQALQEPITHMVMAAKSVLERTPPELSADIIDRGVIMTGGGALLHGIDQLFAEELMVPVLIAEEPMSCVAKGTGLMLEHIDKIAKKKLV, encoded by the coding sequence ATGTTTTCACGTGATATTGGGATTGATTTAGGTACCGCGAACGTACTGATTTATGTGAAAGGCAGAGGCATAGTGTTGGATGAACCTTCTGTCGTGGCATTAGACACTGGTACTGGAAGAGCACTTGCTGTAGGTGAAGAAGCAAGACAAATGGTTGGCCGGACTCCTGGAAACATCGTTGCAACACGTCCATTGAAAGATGGCGTTATTGCAGACTTCGATATTACAGAAGTGATGCTGAGACATTTCTTGAACAAAATTAATGTAAAAAGCTTTCTATCTAAGCCGCGTATTCTAATTTGTACGCCAACAAACATTACGTCTGTTGAAAAGAAAGCGATTAAAGAAGCTGCTGAAAAAAGCGGTGGAAAACAAATTTTCCTTGAAGAAGAACCAAAAGTAGCAGCGATTGGCGCTGGCATGGATATATTTCAGCCAAGCGGTAATATGGTTGTGGACATTGGCGGTGGAACGACGGATATCGCAGTTCTTTCAATGGGCGATATTGTCACCGCCTCTTCCATTAAAATGGCAGGGGACAAGTTCGATTACGAAATCCTGGATTACATCAAGAAAACGTATAAGCTTCTCATAGGGGAGCGGACAGCAGAACAAATTAAGATTAACGTAGCAACGGTATTTCCAGGCGGCCGGAAAGAAGAACTTGATATTCGTGGACGAGATATGGTTTCAGGACTTCCTCGCACGATCACAGTGAAATCTGATGAAATTCAGCAGGCCCTTCAGGAGCCAATTACACATATGGTAATGGCCGCGAAGAGCGTACTTGAAAGAACTCCTCCAGAACTTTCAGCAGATATTATTGACCGTGGTGTCATCATGACAGGCGGGGGTGCTTTGCTTCACGGTATTGATCAGCTATTCGCTGAAGAGCTAATGGTACCTGTACTCATTGCCGAAGAGCCAATGAGCTGCGTTGCAAAAGGGACAGGCCTCATGCTTGAGCATATTG